From one Streptomyces sp. N50 genomic stretch:
- a CDS encoding DUF4241 domain-containing protein, whose translation MPMTARDYTWLFTPGSEFREDETGTVGVIHLVDGGQLWLPTGQVIACDPFVGLGQGEAEPFTVAVTPGHYRVEAAVATLTQPDQLPSDDPHLRVAAARLVIRDEPTTAWELALQPGQDLAELTEDEFYGYGVDTGTGAFYDASVDGSFPECEGDEGPLWDAFEQNKWAPGPHLITAPDTGHNLIAFTSGWGDGAYPTFIGRTAAGEVTCFVTDFFVVPV comes from the coding sequence ATGCCGATGACCGCTCGTGACTACACCTGGCTGTTCACGCCGGGCAGCGAGTTCAGGGAGGACGAGACCGGCACGGTCGGCGTGATCCACCTCGTCGACGGCGGCCAACTCTGGCTCCCCACCGGCCAGGTGATCGCCTGCGACCCCTTCGTCGGCCTCGGCCAGGGCGAAGCGGAACCCTTCACGGTCGCCGTCACCCCCGGCCACTACCGCGTCGAAGCGGCCGTCGCCACCCTCACCCAGCCCGACCAACTCCCGTCCGACGACCCGCACTTGCGCGTGGCCGCCGCCCGCCTGGTCATACGGGACGAGCCGACCACCGCCTGGGAACTCGCCCTCCAGCCCGGCCAGGACCTCGCCGAACTCACGGAGGACGAGTTCTACGGCTACGGGGTCGACACCGGCACGGGCGCGTTCTACGACGCGTCGGTCGACGGCTCCTTCCCGGAGTGCGAGGGCGACGAGGGCCCGCTGTGGGACGCCTTCGAGCAGAACAAGTGGGCCCCGGGACCCCACCTGATCACCGCCCCCGACACCGGGCACAACCTGATCGCCTTCACCTCGGGCTGGGGCGACGGCGCGTATCCGACCTTCATCGGCCGTACGGCGGCCGGTGAAGTCACCTGCTTCGTCACGGACTTCTTCGTCGTCCCCGTGTGA
- a CDS encoding HAD family hydrolase has protein sequence MTIRAVVWDVDDTLFDYTGADRAAMREHLLAEGLADGHESLADALERWRVATEFHWARFSAGEVTFEGQRLDRVRLFLDRELTDAEAEDWFQRYKAHYETAWALFPDVLPVLDALAATHRHAVLSNSSLTVQDRKLRALGVYDRFESVLCAAELGVSKPEAGAFLAACEALELPPHEVAYVGDHPEIDWRGAADAGLLSVWIDRRGGHAPGEAFVGRHRIASLAELPAILGADTRFGAPSTFR, from the coding sequence ATGACCATTCGGGCCGTTGTCTGGGACGTCGACGACACCTTGTTCGACTACACGGGTGCGGACCGCGCGGCCATGCGCGAGCACCTGCTGGCCGAGGGACTGGCCGACGGGCACGAGAGCCTGGCGGACGCCCTGGAGCGCTGGCGGGTGGCCACCGAGTTCCACTGGGCACGCTTCTCGGCCGGCGAGGTCACCTTCGAGGGACAGCGGCTGGACCGCGTCCGGCTGTTCCTGGACCGGGAGTTGACCGACGCCGAGGCCGAGGACTGGTTCCAGCGCTACAAGGCCCACTACGAGACGGCCTGGGCCCTCTTCCCGGACGTCCTGCCCGTCCTGGACGCCCTCGCGGCCACCCACCGGCACGCCGTCCTCTCGAACTCCAGCCTCACCGTCCAGGACCGCAAACTGCGCGCACTCGGTGTCTACGACCGCTTCGAGTCCGTCCTGTGCGCGGCCGAGCTGGGCGTCTCCAAACCCGAGGCCGGCGCCTTCCTCGCGGCCTGCGAGGCGCTGGAACTGCCGCCGCACGAGGTGGCGTATGTCGGAGATCACCCCGAGATCGACTGGCGGGGTGCCGCGGACGCCGGACTGCTGTCCGTGTGGATCGACCGTCGCGGCGGGCACGCCCCAGGTGAGGCCTTCGTGGGGCGGCACCGGATCGCCTCGCTCGCCGAACTCCCCGCGATCCTCGGCGCTGATACCCGTTTTGGAGCCCCGTCCACCTTCAGGTAA
- the ndgR gene encoding IclR family transcriptional regulator NdgR, with protein sequence MDNSSGVGVLDKAALVLGALESGPATLAGLVAATGLARPTAHRLAVALEHHRMVARDMQGRFILGPRLAELAAAAGEDRLLATAGPVLTHLRDITGESAQLYRRQGDMRICVAAAERLSGLRDTVPVGSTLTMKAGSSAQILMAWEEPERLHRGLQGARFTATALSGVRRRGWAQSIGEREPGVASVSAPVRGPSNRVVAAVSVSGPIERLTRHPGRMHAQAVIDAAARLSEALRRTG encoded by the coding sequence ATGGACAACAGTAGCGGCGTCGGCGTCCTGGACAAGGCAGCCCTTGTCCTGGGCGCTCTGGAGTCCGGTCCGGCCACCCTCGCGGGTCTGGTCGCGGCGACCGGGCTGGCACGACCCACGGCACACCGGCTGGCCGTGGCTTTGGAACACCACCGCATGGTGGCGCGCGACATGCAGGGCCGGTTCATCCTCGGCCCCCGTCTCGCCGAGCTGGCCGCGGCCGCCGGCGAGGACCGCCTGCTCGCCACGGCGGGCCCGGTGCTCACACACCTGCGGGACATCACCGGCGAGAGCGCGCAGCTCTACCGCCGCCAGGGCGACATGCGCATCTGCGTCGCCGCGGCGGAACGCCTGTCCGGACTGCGGGACACGGTCCCGGTCGGCTCGACCCTCACGATGAAAGCCGGTTCGTCCGCGCAGATCCTGATGGCCTGGGAGGAGCCGGAGCGCCTGCACCGCGGCCTCCAGGGCGCCCGCTTCACCGCCACGGCCCTCTCGGGCGTACGGCGCCGGGGCTGGGCCCAGTCGATCGGCGAGCGCGAGCCGGGCGTCGCGTCCGTCTCCGCGCCGGTGCGTGGCCCCTCGAACCGCGTGGTGGCCGCCGTGTCCGTCTCCGGCCCCATCGAGCGCCTGACGCGCCACCCGGGCCGTATGCACGCCCAGGCGGTCATCGACGCCGCCGCGCGCCTCTCCGAGGCCCTGCGCCGCACCGGCTGA
- the leuC gene encoding 3-isopropylmalate dehydratase large subunit has protein sequence MGRTLAEKVWDDHVVRRAEGEPDLLFIDLHLLHEVTSPQAFDGLRQAGRPVRRLDLTIATEDHNTPTLDIDKPIADPVSRAQLETLRKNCADFGVRLHSLGDVEQGVVHVVGPQLGLTQPGTTVVCGDSHTSTHGAFGALAFGIGTSQVEHVLATQTLPLARPKTMAITVDGELPDGVTAKDLILAIIAKIGTGGGQGYILEYRGSAIEKLSMEARMTICNMSIEAGARAGMIAPDETTFEYIKGRAHAPEGEDWDAAVEYWKTLKTDDDAEFDAEVVIDGPSLAPFVTWGTNPGQGAPLSANVPDPASYEDASERFAAEKALEYMGLEAGQPLRDIKVDTVFVGSCTNGRIEDLRAAAAIVEGRKVADGVRMLVVPGSARVGLQAVSEGLDVVFKEAGAEWRHAGCSMCLGMNPDQLAPGERSASTSNRNFEGRQGKGGRTHLVSPQVAAATAVLGHLASPADLSDAPVPAGV, from the coding sequence ATGGGTAGGACACTCGCGGAGAAGGTCTGGGACGACCATGTCGTCCGGCGCGCCGAGGGCGAGCCCGACCTCCTCTTCATCGATCTGCACCTGCTGCACGAGGTGACCAGCCCGCAGGCCTTCGACGGTCTCCGTCAGGCGGGCCGTCCGGTGCGGCGCCTCGACCTCACCATCGCCACCGAGGATCACAACACCCCGACCCTCGACATCGACAAGCCCATCGCGGACCCGGTCTCCCGGGCCCAGCTGGAGACGCTGCGCAAGAACTGCGCCGACTTCGGCGTGCGCCTGCACTCCCTGGGCGACGTCGAGCAGGGCGTCGTCCACGTCGTAGGACCGCAACTGGGTCTGACCCAGCCCGGTACGACGGTCGTGTGCGGTGACTCCCACACCTCCACGCACGGCGCCTTCGGGGCGCTGGCGTTCGGCATCGGCACCTCCCAGGTGGAGCACGTGCTGGCCACCCAGACGCTGCCGCTGGCCCGCCCGAAGACCATGGCCATCACGGTCGACGGCGAACTGCCCGACGGCGTCACCGCCAAGGACCTGATCCTCGCCATCATCGCGAAGATCGGCACCGGCGGCGGCCAGGGCTACATCCTGGAATATCGCGGCTCGGCCATCGAGAAACTCTCGATGGAGGCCCGCATGACCATCTGCAACATGTCGATCGAGGCCGGCGCCCGCGCGGGCATGATCGCCCCCGACGAGACCACCTTCGAGTACATCAAGGGCCGCGCCCACGCCCCCGAGGGCGAGGACTGGGACGCGGCGGTGGAGTACTGGAAGACCCTGAAGACCGACGACGACGCCGAATTCGACGCCGAGGTCGTCATCGACGGTCCCTCGCTGGCGCCGTTCGTCACCTGGGGCACCAACCCCGGTCAGGGCGCGCCGCTTTCGGCGAACGTCCCCGACCCGGCTTCGTACGAAGACGCTTCGGAGCGCTTCGCCGCCGAAAAGGCCCTGGAATACATGGGGTTGGAGGCCGGCCAGCCGCTGCGTGACATCAAGGTGGACACCGTCTTCGTAGGTTCGTGCACCAACGGCCGTATCGAGGACCTGCGTGCGGCCGCCGCGATCGTCGAGGGACGCAAAGTCGCCGACGGCGTACGGATGCTGGTCGTCCCGGGCTCCGCGCGGGTCGGTCTGCAGGCCGTCTCCGAGGGCCTGGACGTCGTGTTCAAGGAGGCCGGCGCCGAGTGGCGGCACGCGGGCTGCTCGATGTGTCTGGGCATGAACCCGGACCAGTTGGCGCCCGGTGAGCGCTCCGCGTCCACCTCCAACCGCAACTTCGAGGGCAGGCAGGGCAAGGGCGGCCGTACGCACCTCGTCTCGCCGCAGGTGGCCGCCGCGACCGCCGTGCTGGGTCACCTGGCCTCGCCCGCCGACCTGTCCGACGCCCCTGTGCCCGCTGGAGTCTGA
- the leuD gene encoding 3-isopropylmalate dehydratase small subunit, with translation MEAFTTHTGRAVPLRRSNVDTDQIIPAHWLKKVTRDGFEDGLFEAWRKDENFILNRPERKGATVLVAGPDFGTGSSREHAVWALQNYGFKAVISSRFADIFRGNSLKNGLLTVVLEQKIVDALQELTEKDPQAEVTVDLEAREVRAEGITAAFELDENARWRLLNGLDDISITLQNEGDIATYEAKRPSYKPRTVQV, from the coding sequence ATGGAAGCATTCACCACGCACACCGGCCGGGCCGTCCCGCTGCGCCGCAGCAACGTGGACACCGACCAGATCATCCCCGCCCACTGGCTCAAGAAGGTGACCAGGGACGGCTTCGAGGACGGGCTCTTCGAGGCCTGGCGCAAGGACGAGAACTTCATCCTCAACCGCCCCGAGCGCAAGGGCGCCACGGTCCTGGTGGCCGGCCCCGACTTCGGTACGGGTTCCTCGCGTGAGCACGCCGTGTGGGCGCTGCAGAACTACGGCTTCAAGGCCGTCATCTCCTCGCGGTTCGCCGACATCTTCCGCGGCAACTCGCTCAAGAACGGCCTGCTCACGGTGGTTCTGGAGCAGAAGATCGTGGACGCGCTGCAGGAACTCACCGAGAAGGACCCGCAGGCCGAGGTCACGGTCGACCTGGAGGCCCGCGAGGTGCGCGCCGAGGGCATCACCGCCGCCTTCGAACTCGACGAGAACGCCCGCTGGCGGCTGCTGAACGGCCTGGACGACATCTCCATCACCCTCCAGAACGAGGGCGACATCGCCACGTACGAGGCCAAGCGCCCCTCGTACAAGCCGCGGACGGTCCAGGTCTGA
- a CDS encoding HU family DNA-binding protein: MNKAQLVEAIADKVGGRQQAAEAVDAVLDAVVRAVVNGDRVSVTGFGSFEKVDRPARYARNPQTGERVRVKKTSVPRFRAGQGFKDLVSGSKKLPRGGEVAVKKAPKGSLSGTASATVKKAAAKKTTAKRATAAAKKTVAKKTVAKKTTATAKKATAKKATAKKTTATAKKTAAKKATGTAKKATAKKAPAKKSATRKTTAKKATTR, from the coding sequence GTGAACAAGGCGCAGCTCGTAGAAGCGATTGCGGACAAGGTCGGTGGCCGTCAGCAGGCCGCCGAGGCGGTCGACGCGGTTCTGGACGCAGTCGTCCGTGCCGTCGTCAATGGGGACCGGGTTTCGGTCACCGGCTTCGGTTCGTTCGAGAAGGTCGACCGTCCGGCCCGTTACGCCCGCAACCCCCAGACGGGCGAGCGGGTTCGGGTCAAGAAGACCTCCGTGCCGCGCTTCCGCGCGGGCCAGGGTTTCAAGGACCTGGTGAGCGGCTCGAAGAAGCTCCCGCGCGGCGGCGAGGTCGCCGTCAAGAAGGCGCCCAAGGGCAGCCTGAGCGGCACCGCTTCGGCGACGGTCAAGAAGGCCGCGGCCAAGAAGACCACCGCCAAGAGGGCGACCGCCGCCGCGAAGAAGACCGTGGCGAAGAAGACGGTCGCCAAGAAGACCACGGCCACGGCCAAGAAGGCCACGGCCAAGAAGGCGACCGCCAAGAAGACCACGGCGACGGCCAAGAAGACGGCGGCCAAGAAGGCCACCGGCACCGCCAAGAAGGCGACGGCCAAGAAGGCCCCCGCCAAGAAGTCGGCGACGCGCAAGACCACCGCCAAGAAGGCCACCACCCGCTAG
- the cofC gene encoding 2-phospho-L-lactate guanylyltransferase: MQWTLVIPLKPLARAKSRLSDTAGDGLRPGLALAFAQDTVAAALACPAVRDVAVVTDDALAGRELAALGARIVADEPGGGLNAALRHAAAAVRVSRPESAVAALNADLPALRPAELARVLDAAAEFPRAFLPDAAAIGTTLLTAREGRELRPAFGTDSRARHRASGANELTLDAVDSVRQDVDTGEDLRAALALGVGPRTAAAAAGLLIPGQ; the protein is encoded by the coding sequence GTGCAGTGGACCTTGGTCATCCCCCTGAAGCCTCTGGCGCGCGCCAAGAGCAGGCTCTCGGACACCGCGGGCGACGGGCTGCGCCCGGGCCTCGCCCTCGCCTTCGCCCAGGACACCGTGGCGGCCGCGCTGGCCTGCCCGGCGGTCCGCGATGTGGCGGTCGTCACGGACGACGCCCTGGCCGGCCGCGAACTGGCCGCGCTGGGCGCCCGTATCGTCGCGGACGAGCCGGGAGGCGGCCTGAACGCCGCTCTGCGGCACGCGGCGGCGGCCGTGCGGGTTTCCCGACCCGAAAGCGCCGTGGCGGCCCTGAACGCCGATCTGCCGGCTCTGCGCCCCGCGGAATTGGCCCGGGTCCTGGACGCGGCCGCCGAATTCCCGCGCGCTTTTCTCCCGGACGCGGCCGCAATCGGCACCACGTTGCTCACCGCCCGAGAGGGCCGCGAATTGCGCCCGGCTTTCGGCACGGATTCCCGCGCCCGCCATCGCGCCTCGGGGGCGAACGAACTCACCCTGGACGCGGTGGATTCCGTACGGCAGGACGTGGACACCGGCGAGGACCTGCGGGCGGCCCTGGCCCTCGGGGTGGGTCCGCGCACGGCGGCAGCGGCGGCGGGGCTGCTGATTCCGGGCCAGTGA
- a CDS encoding lysophospholipid acyltransferase family protein: MPRRRIGFWYRFAAVLCKPPLVVLIKRDWGGMEHIPAEGGFITAVNHNSQVDPFAYGHFQYNTGRVPRFLAKSSLFGKGFVGAAMRGTGQIPVYRETTDALSAFRAAIAAVERGECVAFYPEGTITRDPGQWPMTAKTGAARVALQTQCPVIPVAQWGANELLPPYAKKLHVFPRKTSHVLAGPPVDLTRFYGKEMTPDLLKEATEVIMADITRLLERIRDAKAPEVPYDPRRERIEQRRRTAAETQELEAQAHAALEPKVEQEEGQGT, encoded by the coding sequence GTGCCCCGCCGCAGAATCGGGTTCTGGTACCGCTTCGCAGCGGTCCTCTGCAAACCGCCGCTGGTGGTTCTGATCAAGCGGGACTGGGGCGGAATGGAACACATTCCGGCCGAGGGCGGGTTTATCACCGCCGTGAACCACAATTCACAAGTCGACCCCTTCGCATACGGACACTTTCAGTACAACACCGGACGTGTTCCGCGATTCCTGGCGAAGAGCAGCCTTTTCGGGAAGGGATTCGTCGGCGCCGCGATGCGCGGCACCGGACAGATCCCCGTCTACCGCGAGACCACGGACGCGTTGAGTGCCTTCCGCGCCGCGATCGCCGCTGTGGAACGCGGTGAGTGCGTCGCGTTCTATCCCGAGGGCACCATCACCCGGGACCCCGGCCAATGGCCCATGACCGCCAAGACCGGTGCCGCGCGGGTGGCCCTGCAGACCCAGTGCCCGGTGATTCCCGTAGCGCAGTGGGGCGCCAACGAATTGCTCCCGCCGTACGCCAAGAAGTTGCACGTCTTCCCGCGCAAGACCAGCCATGTGCTCGCGGGCCCGCCGGTGGACCTCACGCGGTTCTACGGCAAGGAGATGACCCCGGACCTCCTCAAGGAGGCGACCGAGGTCATCATGGCCGACATCACCCGCCTGTTGGAGCGGATCCGCGACGCGAAGGCGCCCGAGGTGCCCTACGACCCGCGCCGCGAGCGGATCGAGCAGCGGCGCCGGACGGCCGCGGAGACACAGGAGTTGGAGGCTCAGGCCCACGCGGCACTCGAGCCGAAGGTCGAGCAGGAAGAGGGGCAGGGCACGTGA
- a CDS encoding NAD(P)H-dependent glycerol-3-phosphate dehydrogenase has product MSKPVKAAVFSAGSWGTAFGMVLADAGCEVTLWGRRAEVVEAINSTRTNPDYFPGVELPENLRATTDAAEAAADADFTVLSVPSQTLRANLADWAPLLAPDTVLVSLMKGVELGSVMRMSEVIEDVAKVGRDRIAVVSGPNLAREIASRMPAAAVVACTDEAVARRLQTACHTPYFRPYTITDVVGCELGGAVKNVIGLAVGIADGMGLGDNAKGSLITRGLVETTRLGLAMGADPLTFSGLAGLGDLVATCSSPLSRNHTFGTNLGKGMTLQETIAVTKQTAEGVKSCESVLDLARRHDVDMPITETVFEIVHEGKSPVVAVKELMSRSAKPERR; this is encoded by the coding sequence GTGAGCAAGCCGGTCAAGGCGGCTGTCTTCAGCGCCGGTTCGTGGGGCACGGCTTTCGGCATGGTGCTCGCCGACGCGGGGTGCGAGGTCACGCTGTGGGGTCGTCGCGCGGAAGTCGTCGAGGCCATCAACTCCACGCGTACGAACCCCGATTACTTCCCCGGTGTCGAACTCCCGGAGAACCTGCGGGCCACCACCGACGCCGCCGAGGCCGCCGCCGACGCCGACTTCACCGTCCTGTCGGTGCCTTCACAGACGCTGCGCGCCAACTTGGCCGACTGGGCACCCCTGTTGGCGCCCGACACGGTCCTCGTCTCGCTCATGAAGGGCGTCGAGCTCGGCTCCGTCATGCGGATGAGCGAAGTCATCGAGGACGTCGCGAAGGTCGGCCGGGACCGGATCGCCGTGGTCTCCGGACCCAACCTCGCGCGCGAGATCGCCTCCCGGATGCCGGCCGCCGCGGTGGTCGCGTGCACCGACGAGGCCGTGGCCCGCCGGCTCCAAACCGCTTGCCACACGCCGTACTTCAGGCCGTACACCATCACCGACGTCGTGGGCTGCGAGCTCGGTGGCGCGGTGAAGAACGTGATCGGGCTCGCCGTCGGTATCGCGGACGGGATGGGGCTCGGGGACAACGCGAAGGGGTCGCTCATCACGCGCGGTCTCGTCGAGACGACGCGGCTCGGGCTGGCGATGGGGGCGGATCCGTTGACGTTCTCCGGGCTTGCGGGTCTGGGTGACCTGGTGGCCACTTGCTCGTCGCCGTTGTCGCGCAATCACACCTTCGGGACGAATCTCGGTAAGGGCATGACCCTTCAGGAGACGATCGCGGTCACCAAGCAGACCGCGGAGGGCGTCAAGTCCTGTGAGTCCGTGCTGGACTTGGCCCGTCGGCACGATGTCGATATGCCGATCACGGAGACGGTGTTCGAGATCGTGCATGAGGGGAAGTCGCCGGTTGTCGCGGTGAAGGAGCTCATGTCGCGGAGTGCCAAGCCGGAGCGGCGCTGA
- a CDS encoding D-alanine--D-alanine ligase family protein: MSTENLSQSPEQPPRKPRVAVVFGGRSSEHGISVVTAGAVLAAIDRDKYDVLPIGITREGRWALTADAPERMAITDRRTPDVDELAESSEGGVVLPLDPGNREVVVSEPGSVPKALGEVDVVFPVLHGPYGEDGTLQGLLELSGVPYVGAGVLASAVGQDKEYMKRVFTSFGLKVGPYVVIRPREWQRDQSAARKKIIDFAGEHGWPLFVKPARAGSSIGITKVDDLAGLDEAIEEAQRHDPKILVEAALRGREIECGVLEFEDGPRASVPAEIPPPQEHAYYDFEAKYIDSTPGIVPAPLTPEETAEVQRLAVDAFDAASCEGLVRADFFLTEDGEFVINEINTMPGFTPISMYPQMWQASGVPYGELVDLLVQAALRRSTGLR, encoded by the coding sequence ATGAGCACCGAGAACCTCTCCCAGAGTCCTGAGCAGCCGCCTCGTAAGCCGCGTGTGGCCGTCGTGTTCGGCGGTCGCAGCTCCGAACACGGGATCTCCGTGGTCACCGCCGGCGCCGTCCTCGCGGCCATCGACCGGGACAAGTACGACGTCCTGCCGATCGGCATCACCCGCGAAGGCCGCTGGGCCCTGACCGCCGACGCCCCGGAGCGGATGGCGATCACCGACCGCCGTACCCCGGACGTCGACGAACTCGCCGAGTCGAGCGAGGGCGGCGTGGTGCTCCCGCTCGACCCCGGAAACCGTGAAGTCGTCGTCAGCGAACCGGGATCCGTGCCGAAGGCCCTCGGCGAGGTCGACGTCGTCTTCCCCGTCCTGCACGGCCCCTACGGCGAGGACGGCACCCTGCAGGGACTCCTGGAGCTGTCCGGTGTGCCGTACGTGGGCGCGGGTGTGCTCGCCTCGGCCGTCGGCCAGGACAAGGAGTACATGAAGCGGGTGTTCACCTCGTTCGGCCTCAAGGTCGGCCCCTACGTGGTGATCCGGCCGCGCGAGTGGCAGCGGGACCAATCCGCCGCGCGCAAGAAGATCATCGACTTCGCGGGTGAGCACGGCTGGCCGCTGTTCGTGAAGCCCGCGCGCGCGGGGTCGTCGATCGGTATCACCAAGGTCGACGACCTGGCCGGTCTCGACGAGGCGATCGAGGAGGCGCAGCGGCACGACCCGAAGATCCTCGTGGAGGCCGCGCTGCGCGGCCGCGAGATCGAGTGCGGGGTGCTGGAGTTCGAGGACGGTCCGCGCGCGAGCGTGCCGGCCGAGATTCCGCCGCCCCAGGAGCACGCGTACTACGACTTCGAGGCGAAGTACATCGACTCGACCCCCGGTATCGTGCCCGCCCCGCTGACGCCGGAGGAGACCGCCGAGGTCCAGCGGCTCGCGGTGGACGCCTTCGACGCGGCCTCCTGCGAGGGGCTCGTGCGGGCCGACTTCTTCCTTACCGAAGACGGCGAGTTCGTCATCAACGAGATCAACACGATGCCCGGCTTCACGCCGATCTCGATGTACCCGCAGATGTGGCAGGCCAGCGGCGTTCCCTACGGGGAGTTGGTCGACCTGCTGGTGCAGGCGGCGCTGCGCCGGTCGACGGGCCTTCGCTGA
- a CDS encoding DUF3515 domain-containing protein codes for MNSLRHRHRSVIGLSVLAALITVAGCSSADDSASAAVPSPGAKVTGLCRNLDKMLPSKVDDQGRRDPEPASALTAGWGNPAIILRCGVVRPAKMNDPEADGVEVNGVGWLLQKEDDGSFRFTTTLRKAYVEVTIPKDRTGDGMAPLVDLAKSVKKAIPEGIAD; via the coding sequence GTGAACTCTCTCCGTCACCGGCACCGTTCTGTCATCGGGCTGTCCGTGCTCGCCGCGCTGATCACCGTCGCGGGCTGCTCCTCAGCAGACGACAGCGCGTCGGCGGCGGTTCCCTCGCCGGGCGCGAAGGTCACCGGGCTGTGCCGGAACCTGGACAAGATGCTGCCGTCGAAGGTCGACGACCAGGGCCGCCGGGATCCCGAGCCCGCGTCAGCACTGACCGCGGGCTGGGGGAACCCGGCGATCATACTGCGCTGCGGTGTCGTCAGACCCGCGAAGATGAACGACCCGGAGGCCGACGGCGTCGAGGTGAACGGCGTCGGCTGGCTCCTCCAGAAGGAGGACGACGGCTCCTTCCGCTTCACCACGACGCTGCGGAAGGCCTACGTAGAGGTGACCATCCCGAAGGACCGCACCGGGGACGGCATGGCGCCCCTGGTCGACCTCGCGAAATCCGTGAAGAAGGCGATCCCCGAAGGGATCGCCGACTAG
- a CDS encoding Lrp/AsnC family transcriptional regulator, with translation MVQAYILIQTEVGKASTVAETISKIPGVIQAEDVTGPYDVIVRAQADTVDDLGRMVVAKVQQVDGITRTLTCPVVHL, from the coding sequence GTGGTACAGGCGTACATCCTGATCCAGACGGAGGTCGGCAAGGCGTCGACCGTCGCCGAAACGATCAGCAAGATCCCTGGAGTGATCCAGGCCGAGGACGTGACAGGACCGTACGACGTGATCGTGCGGGCCCAGGCCGACACGGTCGACGACCTCGGCCGCATGGTGGTCGCCAAAGTCCAGCAAGTGGACGGCATCACCCGCACCCTGACCTGCCCGGTGGTGCATCTGTAG
- a CDS encoding thiamine-phosphate kinase — MKGTVGELGEFGLIRELTSRLTTTPAVRVGPGDDAAVVAAPDRRVVASTDILLEGRHFRRDWSTAYDVGRKAAAQNLADIAAMGAVPTALLLGLVVPAELPVTWPMELMDGLRDECQVAGASVVGGDVVRGDTIMVSITALGDLRGREPVTRGGAQPGDVVAVTGWLGWSAAGFAVLSRGFRSPRAFVEAHRRPEPPYHAGPAAAGLGATSMCDVSDGLIADLGHIAEASKVRIDIRSGAIDVPTQMNDIGQAVGVDPIQWVLTGGEDHAIVATFAPDVKLPARWKVIGEVLNPSALPQVTVDGAPWTSKGGWDHFGDIES; from the coding sequence ATGAAGGGCACCGTCGGTGAGTTGGGGGAGTTCGGGCTCATCAGGGAGCTCACTTCCCGGCTCACCACCACCCCCGCGGTCCGGGTCGGCCCCGGCGACGACGCCGCGGTCGTGGCCGCGCCCGACCGTAGGGTCGTGGCGAGCACCGACATCCTGCTGGAGGGCCGCCACTTCCGCCGCGACTGGTCCACCGCCTACGACGTAGGACGCAAGGCCGCCGCGCAGAACCTCGCGGACATCGCCGCCATGGGCGCCGTACCGACCGCGCTGCTGCTGGGCCTGGTCGTACCGGCCGAACTCCCGGTCACCTGGCCCATGGAGCTGATGGACGGCCTGCGCGACGAGTGCCAGGTCGCGGGTGCCTCGGTGGTCGGCGGCGATGTCGTACGGGGCGACACGATCATGGTGTCGATCACCGCGCTCGGCGATCTGCGCGGCCGTGAGCCGGTCACCCGGGGCGGCGCGCAGCCCGGTGACGTGGTCGCCGTGACGGGGTGGCTCGGCTGGTCCGCGGCCGGGTTCGCGGTGCTGTCGCGGGGCTTCCGCTCGCCGCGCGCGTTCGTGGAGGCGCACCGGCGCCCCGAACCGCCGTACCACGCGGGTCCGGCGGCGGCAGGGCTCGGCGCGACCTCGATGTGCGACGTCAGCGACGGGCTGATCGCCGACCTCGGGCACATCGCGGAGGCCAGCAAGGTCCGGATCGACATCCGGTCCGGCGCGATCGACGTCCCGACGCAGATGAACGACATCGGGCAGGCCGTCGGCGTCGACCCCATCCAATGGGTGCTCACCGGGGGAGAGGACCACGCGATCGTGGCGACCTTCGCGCCGGACGTGAAACTGCCCGCCCGCTGGAAGGTGATCGGCGAGGTCCTCAACCCCTCCGCGCTGCCCCAGGTGACGGTCGACGGGGCGCCGTGGACCAGCAAGGGCGGCTGGGACCACTTCGGGGACATCGAGTCGTGA